The following are encoded together in the Drosophila sechellia strain sech25 chromosome 3R, ASM438219v1, whole genome shotgun sequence genome:
- the LOC6606826 gene encoding D-aminoacyl-tRNA deacylase isoform X1, translating into MRAVIQRVKAAKVTVLDELVSSIGPGLCVLVGIKASDTAKDVEYLVRKILALRLFEEEGKRWQKSVKDLNLELLCVSQFTLYHRLKGNKPDFSAAMKGEEAQELYNHFLDRLGQSYDSSKIKDGKFGAYMQVHIENDGPVTINLESPEQKDTDREVDK; encoded by the exons ATGCGGGCGGTTATACAAAGGGTTAAGGCTGCAAAAGTGACGG TGCTGGATGAGTTGGTTTCCTCCATTGGACCAGGCCTGTGCGTGCTGGTGGGGATCAAGGCCAGCGACACCGCCAAGGATGTTGAGTATCT TGTCCGGAAAATCTTGGCTCTCCGTTTATTCGAGGAGGAGGGCAAGCGTTGGCAAAAGTCCGTCAAGGATCTTAACCTAGAACTGCTGTGCGTCTCGCAGTTTACACTGTATCACCGCCTTAAGGGCAACAAACCGGATTTTTCGGCTGCCATGAAGGGCGAGGAGGCGCAGGAGTTGTACAATCACTTTTTGGATCGCCTAGGTCAATCCTACGATAGCAGCAAGATTAAAG ATGGCAAATTCGGGGCATACATGCAAGTGCATATAGAAAACGATGGACCCGTAACCATCAATTTGGAGTCCCCCGAACAAAAGGATACCGACAGAGAAGTGGACAaatga
- the LOC6606825 gene encoding probable ribosome biogenesis protein RLP24, whose product MRIQTCYFCSSKIYPGHGVQFVRNDCKIFKFCRGKCHKAFKRKKNPRKVGWTKAYRKAAGKELAIDPSFEFEKRRNVPIKYSRETWQKGLEAIKRVTEIKEKRTSHFVMERLRKGRQIEIQMDVKDVQRNMSLIRSPAAGLKQRRAQEAAEEAALMDEDLPEEKITYVDARELEKKLEEGMGVEDLEMLEA is encoded by the exons ATGCGCATTCAAACGTGCTATTTTTGCTCCAGCAAGATATACCCGGGCCACGGGGTGCAGTTCGTGCGAAATGATTGCAAG ATCTTCAAGTTCTGCCGAGGCAAGTGCCACAAGGCCTTTAAGCGCAAGAAGAATCCCCGCAAGGTAGGATGGACGAAGGCGTACCGCAAGGCCGCCGGCAAGGAGCTGGCCATCGATCCCAGTTTCGAGTTCGAGAAGCGCCGCAACGTGCCCATCAAATACAGCCGCGAGACCTGGCAGAAGGGTCTGGAGGCCATCAAGCGTGTGACGGAGATCAAGGAGAAACGCACCAGCCACTTTGTCATGGAGCGTCTGCGCAAGGGTCGCCAGATCGAGATACAGATGGACGTCAAGGATGTCCAGCGCAACATGTCCTTGATTCGCTCCCCAGCCGCAGGGCTGAAGCAAAGGCGTGCCCAggaggcggcggaggaggccgCCCTCATGGATGAGGATCTGCCCGAGGAGAAGATCACCTACGTGGATGCACGCGAACTTGAGAAGAAGCTCGAGGAGGGAATGGGAGTCGAGGATCTCGAGATGTTAGAAGCCTAA
- the LOC6606826 gene encoding D-aminoacyl-tRNA deacylase isoform X2, producing MSWFPPLDQACACWWGSRPATPPRMLSICSVRKILALRLFEEEGKRWQKSVKDLNLELLCVSQFTLYHRLKGNKPDFSAAMKGEEAQELYNHFLDRLGQSYDSSKIKDGKFGAYMQVHIENDGPVTINLESPEQKDTDREVDK from the exons ATGAGTTGGTTTCCTCCATTGGACCAGGCCTGTGCGTGCTGGTGGGGATCAAGGCCAGCGACACCGCCAAGGATGTTGAGTATCTGTAG TGTCCGGAAAATCTTGGCTCTCCGTTTATTCGAGGAGGAGGGCAAGCGTTGGCAAAAGTCCGTCAAGGATCTTAACCTAGAACTGCTGTGCGTCTCGCAGTTTACACTGTATCACCGCCTTAAGGGCAACAAACCGGATTTTTCGGCTGCCATGAAGGGCGAGGAGGCGCAGGAGTTGTACAATCACTTTTTGGATCGCCTAGGTCAATCCTACGATAGCAGCAAGATTAAAG ATGGCAAATTCGGGGCATACATGCAAGTGCATATAGAAAACGATGGACCCGTAACCATCAATTTGGAGTCCCCCGAACAAAAGGATACCGACAGAGAAGTGGACAaatga
- the LOC6606826 gene encoding D-aminoacyl-tRNA deacylase isoform X3: MRAVIQRVKAAKVTVLDELVSSIGPGLCVLVGIKASDTAKDVEYL; this comes from the exons ATGCGGGCGGTTATACAAAGGGTTAAGGCTGCAAAAGTGACGG TGCTGGATGAGTTGGTTTCCTCCATTGGACCAGGCCTGTGCGTGCTGGTGGGGATCAAGGCCAGCGACACCGCCAAGGATGTTGAGTATCTGTAG